A window of Costertonia aggregata contains these coding sequences:
- a CDS encoding Lrp/AsnC family transcriptional regulator: MNIKIDSINWEILKRLQQNARESFANIGREVGLTAPAVAERVKKLEDLGVLEGYTAKVSHSKTGHQLKAIITLRAFMGKLKPFLEMVSTLDEVLNCYRITGNENIIMEVVLQDQFHLEVFIDKLIQYGETRTHIILSDVISDAPIKRRSI, encoded by the coding sequence TTGAATATAAAAATTGATAGTATAAACTGGGAAATTCTAAAACGACTTCAACAAAATGCCCGGGAAAGCTTCGCGAATATCGGCAGGGAAGTGGGCTTAACGGCACCCGCCGTAGCTGAAAGGGTCAAAAAGCTGGAGGATTTGGGTGTCTTGGAAGGTTACACTGCGAAAGTGTCCCATTCCAAGACCGGGCATCAGCTAAAAGCGATTATTACGCTACGTGCATTTATGGGTAAATTAAAGCCTTTTTTAGAAATGGTAAGTACTTTGGACGAGGTTTTGAATTGCTACAGGATTACCGGCAATGAGAATATTATTATGGAAGTGGTTCTTCAAGATCAATTTCATTTAGAAGTTTTTATTGATAAGCTCATTCAATACGGCGAAACCCGAACGCATATCATTTTATCTGACGTTATTTCCGATGCGCCTATCAAAAGAAGAAGTATATGA
- a CDS encoding DJ-1/PfpI family protein: MRLPIVLLLISTLLFSCSDAKKETTAKTKNTERVLPKLEPDRYNVAFLIMNGTYNTEFTAPFDIFQHTRYRKNIKAMNTFTVANTLEPITTFEGVRILPDFNYIRDTIPKIDILVVPSAEHHLNSDLQVTTLLKFVKKVDESALFITSHCDGAFVLAKAGLLDGVISTTFPSDIAAYKKMFPHLSVKDSVLFVHDKKYITSAGGAKSFEAALYLCELLYGKDIAESLAEGLVINWDLDKVPHFIPQ, encoded by the coding sequence ATGAGACTACCTATAGTATTGTTATTAATATCTACCTTACTGTTTTCCTGTTCAGATGCCAAAAAAGAAACTACTGCGAAGACAAAAAATACAGAAAGGGTTTTGCCGAAACTTGAACCTGACCGCTACAATGTGGCTTTTTTGATCATGAACGGTACGTACAATACCGAATTTACGGCACCTTTTGATATTTTTCAGCATACCCGATACAGAAAAAACATAAAAGCGATGAACACTTTTACGGTTGCCAATACCCTGGAACCCATAACCACCTTTGAAGGCGTTCGCATACTTCCCGATTTTAATTACATTCGGGATACTATCCCAAAAATTGATATTTTGGTCGTACCCAGTGCGGAACATCATCTGAACAGTGATTTGCAAGTTACCACCCTTTTAAAATTTGTCAAAAAGGTTGATGAGTCCGCTTTATTTATAACCTCCCATTGTGATGGTGCTTTTGTGCTTGCAAAAGCCGGATTGTTAGATGGTGTGATATCGACCACGTTCCCCAGTGATATCGCTGCCTATAAAAAAATGTTCCCACATTTGAGCGTGAAAGACAGTGTATTGTTTGTACACGATAAAAAATACATCACTTCGGCCGGTGGGGCGAAAAGCTTTGAGGCCGCTCTTTATCTTTGTGAACTTTTATATGGGAAAGACATTGCGGAATCACTCGCAGAAGGCCTTGTGATAAATTGGGATTTGGACAAAGTACCTCATTTTATTCCTCAATAA
- a CDS encoding FAD:protein FMN transferase, with the protein MVLFFCFVHGQEQKNITVHKIMKLMGSRFEITVIAPNEEIGYINIDEAVAEITRIEKMISSWDEDSETSLINKNAGIKPVKVSKELFMLLQRARQISEITDGAFDVTYASMDAVWKFDGSMKYPPTESEIKKSVSKVGYEDMILDPVANTVFLRKKGMKIGLGGIGKGYAADKAKEFLISKQVEGGIINAGGDLTTWGTKVTGEKWLIGIANPLSKDKMFSWLPVVESSVATSGNYEKFVVFNGEKYTHVIDPRTGYPSSGIKSVSIFAKSAELCDALATAVFIMGKETGLSLVNQLGGTEVIIVDSDNKFHKSSGILFDSDP; encoded by the coding sequence ATGGTTTTGTTCTTTTGTTTTGTTCACGGTCAAGAACAAAAGAATATTACCGTACACAAAATAATGAAATTGATGGGTAGCAGGTTCGAGATTACCGTGATCGCCCCCAATGAAGAAATAGGCTACATCAACATTGATGAAGCCGTTGCCGAAATTACGCGTATCGAGAAAATGATTTCGTCCTGGGACGAGGATTCCGAGACATCGCTCATCAATAAAAATGCGGGCATAAAGCCGGTGAAGGTAAGTAAGGAGCTTTTTATGCTATTGCAACGCGCTAGGCAGATATCAGAAATCACCGATGGTGCTTTTGATGTTACTTACGCCTCTATGGATGCGGTCTGGAAGTTTGACGGCTCCATGAAATATCCACCTACCGAGTCGGAAATAAAAAAATCGGTCAGTAAGGTTGGTTATGAAGATATGATTTTAGACCCCGTAGCCAATACTGTTTTTTTGAGAAAAAAGGGTATGAAAATAGGTTTGGGCGGTATTGGTAAGGGGTATGCAGCGGACAAAGCGAAAGAGTTTCTTATTTCAAAACAAGTAGAGGGGGGTATCATCAACGCAGGTGGTGACTTGACTACCTGGGGCACTAAAGTAACCGGGGAAAAATGGCTGATAGGCATCGCAAATCCTTTGAGTAAGGATAAAATGTTTTCGTGGCTTCCGGTCGTTGAATCATCGGTGGCCACGTCGGGGAATTATGAAAAATTCGTCGTATTTAATGGGGAAAAATATACGCATGTTATTGATCCAAGAACAGGCTACCCGTCCTCAGGTATAAAATCGGTCTCTATTTTCGCAAAAAGTGCCGAATTGTGTGATGCTCTTGCGACCGCAGTATTTATTATGGGAAAGGAAACCGGCCTATCTTTGGTAAATCAGTTGGGCGGTACCGAGGTGATCATTGTAGATTCGGATAATAAGTTTCATAAAAGCAGCGGTATCTTGTTTGATAGCGATCCTTGA
- a CDS encoding QcrA and Rieske domain-containing protein, producing the protein MERKQFLRSLGAGAAFALIFPCTQSCSKSDGGDDVPEGDRKEIPSGVDFTIDLTANEAAPLANNGGFILVKSNVSPSLTDIVVAKNLEGNFVAASQICSHQQTDNVRFRSEDGGIFNCSTHGARFDQNGNPLNSITNNPLKIFNTALSGDILRIFE; encoded by the coding sequence ATGGAAAGAAAGCAATTTTTAAGAAGCCTGGGAGCAGGTGCTGCATTTGCCCTAATTTTCCCGTGTACACAATCGTGTTCCAAAAGCGATGGTGGAGACGATGTTCCGGAAGGAGACAGAAAAGAAATTCCATCGGGGGTTGATTTTACGATAGATCTTACCGCTAATGAAGCAGCTCCTTTGGCCAACAACGGTGGTTTTATATTGGTAAAATCCAATGTGAGTCCTAGCTTGACCGATATAGTCGTAGCTAAAAACCTAGAAGGCAATTTTGTGGCCGCCAGCCAAATATGTAGCCATCAACAAACAGATAATGTTCGGTTTAGAAGTGAAGACGGCGGTATTTTTAATTGTTCTACACATGGCGCCCGGTTTGATCAAAATGGCAACCCCTTGAATTCTATTACCAACAACCCTTTGAAAATATTTAATACAGCGTTATCTGGGGATATCTTACGCATATTTGAATAG
- a CDS encoding DUF3570 domain-containing protein, translating into MKSLILLFLFSCITFAQNDSSYKKRVLESAEVDVLFSYYGQNGQNAAVTGGEGTEELTDATSTIVVRLPMGEDGILTVDAGISAYTSASSSNVNPLDGNPDNPVSPFSASSGASRQDVLSYVNPTYEHFSENRNSIYTANLYISSEYDYFSFGFGAGYSLLFNEKNTEISIKGQVYLDKWNSQYPIELRGSFFDDRITGIGTYDPNFTAFENETRNSYALSLGISQILGEKIQGSVFMDVVSQNGLLSTPFQRVYFGDVNDFFINEFQLADDVERLPDSRLKIPLGGRLNFYLNDTFVLRTYYRFYADDWGITSHTANLEVPIKLNDKFTIYPNYRYYTQTAADYFYEKEDALSSFDFYTSDYDLSEFNAHQYGLGFKYRDIFTKAKVFFLGLKTIDLRFNTYNRNDGLDAYIVTLGTTFVSF; encoded by the coding sequence CTGAAAAGCCTGATTCTTCTGTTTTTATTTTCTTGTATCACTTTTGCACAAAACGATAGTTCTTACAAAAAGCGTGTTTTGGAAAGCGCCGAGGTAGATGTATTGTTCAGTTATTATGGTCAGAACGGACAAAATGCAGCGGTTACGGGCGGGGAGGGTACCGAGGAGCTTACCGACGCTACATCAACGATTGTAGTACGTTTGCCCATGGGCGAGGATGGCATACTGACCGTAGATGCCGGGATATCGGCTTATACATCGGCTTCGTCCAGTAATGTAAACCCTCTAGATGGCAATCCCGATAACCCAGTGAGTCCTTTTAGTGCATCCTCAGGGGCCTCTAGGCAAGATGTCCTGTCTTATGTAAACCCTACCTACGAACATTTTTCGGAGAATAGAAACTCCATTTACACGGCTAATCTCTACATTTCTTCGGAGTATGATTATTTTTCATTTGGTTTTGGGGCGGGATATTCCCTTTTGTTTAATGAAAAGAACACCGAAATCAGCATAAAAGGACAGGTGTATTTGGATAAATGGAATTCGCAATATCCCATTGAGCTCAGAGGGTCCTTCTTTGATGACCGTATTACGGGAATTGGCACGTACGATCCAAACTTTACGGCGTTTGAAAACGAAACCAGAAATTCATATGCCCTTTCGCTTGGCATATCGCAAATATTGGGTGAGAAAATACAAGGCTCTGTTTTTATGGATGTTGTTTCGCAGAACGGCTTGTTGAGCACTCCGTTTCAAAGGGTCTATTTTGGTGATGTAAATGACTTTTTCATTAACGAATTTCAGTTGGCCGATGACGTTGAGCGACTTCCGGACAGTAGGCTAAAAATACCATTGGGCGGTCGGCTTAACTTTTATTTGAACGATACCTTTGTTCTGCGAACTTATTACAGATTTTATGCCGATGATTGGGGAATAACCTCACATACCGCAAATTTGGAAGTTCCCATTAAGTTGAACGATAAGTTTACGATATACCCCAACTATAGATATTATACACAAACTGCGGCGGATTATTTTTATGAAAAGGAAGATGCCCTTTCTTCATTTGATTTTTATACATCCGACTATGATTTATCTGAATTTAATGCACACCAATACGGATTGGGATTCAAATACAGGGATATCTTCACCAAGGCCAAAGTTTTTTTTCTTGGCTTAAAGACTATCGATTTGCGATTCAATACCTATAACAGGAATGATGGTCTGGATGCTTACATAGTTACGTTGGGCACTACTTTTGTCAGCTTTTGA
- a CDS encoding DUF4266 domain-containing protein, translated as MKKIGMLFLFFVSFTSCVAVKEYEKVYINDEEMRLSARGSERFETNFQIYREAAAGANGGKTGGGCGCN; from the coding sequence ATGAAAAAGATAGGTATGCTGTTTTTGTTTTTTGTCTCTTTCACTTCGTGTGTGGCGGTAAAAGAATATGAAAAAGTATATATTAATGATGAGGAAATGCGACTGAGCGCAAGAGGCAGTGAACGTTTTGAAACCAATTTCCAGATTTACCGAGAAGCAGCTGCAGGGGCTAATGGCGGTAAGACGGGAGGCGGTTGCGGTTGTAATTGA
- a CDS encoding DUF4197 domain-containing protein, with amino-acid sequence MKKTILCILLLQCVSCGELQQVVNQLPQGTSGIGNAEIAQGLKAALNNGVEKQVSKLTKKDGFFKNELVKIFLPEELKKVDKTLRNIGLGNLADEGLKVLNRAAEDAVSEATPIFVDAIKGISFNDAKTILLGADDAATQYLNNTTQTKLYDKFNPIIKSSFEKVGADKIWNGLITKYNNIPLTNNVNPDLTDYVTTEALNGVYTMIAIEEKEIRNKVSARTSGILKKVFALQD; translated from the coding sequence ATGAAAAAAACGATTTTATGTATTCTCTTATTACAATGTGTGTCTTGCGGAGAGCTACAACAAGTAGTAAATCAGCTTCCCCAAGGAACCTCTGGCATTGGCAATGCCGAAATAGCCCAAGGTTTGAAAGCCGCCCTTAACAATGGTGTTGAAAAACAAGTAAGTAAGCTGACCAAAAAAGACGGGTTCTTTAAAAATGAACTGGTAAAGATATTTTTACCCGAAGAACTGAAAAAAGTCGATAAGACCTTGAGGAACATTGGGCTGGGCAACCTTGCGGACGAAGGACTAAAAGTCTTAAACAGGGCCGCTGAAGATGCGGTTAGCGAAGCTACCCCAATTTTTGTAGATGCCATAAAAGGTATATCGTTTAACGATGCCAAAACCATTTTGCTGGGAGCAGATGATGCCGCTACACAATATTTGAACAATACAACACAAACAAAACTCTATGATAAATTTAATCCTATCATAAAATCCTCATTTGAGAAAGTCGGTGCGGACAAGATATGGAACGGCCTTATCACAAAGTATAACAATATACCGTTGACCAATAACGTGAATCCTGACTTGACCGACTATGTCACAACAGAAGCCCTTAATGGTGTTTACACCATGATAGCGATCGAGGAAAAAGAAATCAGGAACAAAGTCTCGGCACGTACTTCGGGAATATTAAAAAAGGTTTTTGCACTTCAGGATTAG
- a CDS encoding alpha/beta fold hydrolase encodes MLHLQKKELLSYTKHLHHTSREWVTFVHGAGGSSSIWYKQVREFKKHFNILLLDLRGHGNSKPNLKDAFSDKYTFDSITNDIVDVIDYERIGKSHFIGISLGTILIRNLAEKYPHRVESMVMGGAIMKLNFRSQVLMRLGIIFKSIVPYLWLYKFFAFVIMPNKNHKESRSLFVREAKKLYQKEFIRWFKLTSEINPLLRFFRSADIKIPTLYVMGEEDYLFLPTIKKIAHAHVVSDLFVVPECGHVVNIEQPYVFNKTVIEYLTGLK; translated from the coding sequence ATGTTACATTTACAAAAAAAAGAATTGCTCAGCTATACCAAGCACTTACATCATACTTCAAGAGAATGGGTCACTTTTGTCCATGGGGCAGGGGGCAGTTCATCCATTTGGTATAAGCAAGTGCGGGAATTTAAAAAGCACTTCAATATATTGTTGTTGGATTTAAGGGGGCATGGCAACTCCAAACCCAATCTAAAAGATGCTTTTAGCGATAAGTATACGTTTGATTCGATAACCAATGATATTGTAGATGTCATTGACTATGAGAGAATAGGGAAATCCCATTTTATAGGAATATCGTTGGGTACAATTTTAATTCGAAATTTGGCTGAGAAATACCCCCATAGGGTAGAAAGTATGGTCATGGGCGGTGCCATCATGAAATTGAATTTTAGGTCCCAGGTCTTAATGCGTTTGGGCATCATTTTCAAATCTATCGTTCCTTATTTATGGTTATATAAGTTTTTTGCGTTTGTCATAATGCCGAATAAAAACCACAAAGAATCCCGTTCCCTTTTTGTACGGGAAGCCAAAAAGCTATATCAGAAAGAATTTATTAGATGGTTTAAGCTTACTTCGGAAATAAACCCTTTACTGCGTTTTTTTAGGTCTGCCGATATAAAAATCCCCACGTTATATGTAATGGGAGAGGAAGACTATCTGTTTTTGCCCACGATTAAAAAAATCGCCCATGCGCATGTGGTTTCAGACCTTTTTGTAGTACCGGAGTGCGGCCACGTGGTAAACATAGAACAACCCTATGTTTTTAACAAAACGGTTATTGAGTACCTTACCGGCTTAAAATAA
- a CDS encoding thioredoxin family protein, translating to MKSIVLIVSLCFSMVLLGQDWENSYSDALTTSRESDKPIVLVFSGSDWCAPCIKLDQEIWRSQDFLEYSKDNYVLYRADFPRKKKNTIAENLKRANAKLAESYNPKGFFPLVVVLDKNEKVLGKTGYKKLNPNEYIALLNSFVE from the coding sequence ATGAAAAGTATTGTATTGATTGTTTCACTTTGTTTTTCCATGGTCCTTTTGGGCCAAGACTGGGAAAATAGCTATTCGGATGCACTTACAACGTCAAGGGAAAGTGATAAGCCCATCGTTTTGGTTTTTTCTGGTTCTGATTGGTGTGCACCCTGCATAAAGTTAGACCAAGAAATATGGCGATCGCAGGATTTTTTGGAATATTCAAAAGATAATTATGTTTTGTATAGGGCCGACTTTCCACGAAAAAAGAAAAATACAATTGCCGAAAACCTTAAACGAGCCAATGCAAAATTAGCTGAGAGCTATAACCCTAAAGGATTTTTTCCGCTTGTGGTAGTTTTGGATAAAAATGAAAAGGTCTTGGGAAAGACCGGATATAAAAAACTAAATCCGAACGAATACATAGCACTCCTAAATTCTTTTGTCGAGTGA
- the prfA gene encoding peptide chain release factor 1 — translation MIDKLNIVKQRFDEVSDLIIQPDIISDQKRYVQLTKEYSDLKELVAKRDQYVELTDNIEEAEEIISDGSDAEMLEMAKMQLEEAKAELPKLEEEIKLMLIPKDPEDAKDVVVEIRAGTGGDEASIFAGDLFRMYTKYCESKGWKTNVIDLSEGTSGGFKEIQFEVTGQDVYGTLKFEAGVHRVQRVPQTETQGRVHTSAATVMVLPEAEDFDVQIDPKDVRIDFFCSSGPGGQSVNTTYSAVRLTHIPTGLVAQCQDQKSQHKNKDKAFKVLRSRLYDLELAKKQEEDAAKRNSQVSSGDRSAKIRTYNYPQGRVTDHRIGLTLYDLQNIIDGDVQKIIDELSLVENTEKLKEASEIF, via the coding sequence ATGATTGATAAATTAAACATTGTAAAACAACGTTTTGATGAGGTTTCTGACCTGATTATACAGCCCGATATTATATCAGATCAAAAACGTTATGTGCAATTGACCAAGGAATATAGCGACCTCAAAGAACTGGTGGCCAAGCGTGACCAGTATGTAGAGCTTACCGATAATATTGAAGAAGCCGAAGAAATAATCTCCGACGGTAGCGATGCCGAAATGTTGGAAATGGCCAAGATGCAACTGGAAGAGGCCAAGGCCGAACTGCCCAAATTGGAAGAGGAGATAAAATTGATGCTCATACCCAAAGATCCCGAAGACGCTAAAGATGTGGTAGTCGAAATCAGGGCCGGAACAGGTGGCGACGAAGCCAGTATTTTTGCTGGCGACCTATTTAGGATGTATACCAAATACTGTGAATCCAAAGGATGGAAAACCAATGTTATCGATTTAAGCGAAGGTACCAGTGGCGGCTTCAAGGAGATTCAATTTGAGGTTACCGGACAGGACGTTTACGGTACCCTAAAGTTCGAGGCTGGTGTACATCGCGTACAACGTGTACCTCAGACCGAGACACAGGGTAGGGTACATACAAGTGCTGCAACGGTCATGGTTTTACCGGAAGCCGAGGACTTTGATGTTCAGATAGACCCAAAAGACGTACGTATCGATTTCTTTTGTTCCTCGGGTCCAGGCGGTCAATCGGTAAACACTACATATTCCGCAGTACGGTTGACCCATATCCCCACGGGTCTGGTCGCACAGTGCCAAGACCAGAAATCGCAGCACAAGAATAAGGATAAGGCCTTTAAGGTATTGCGTTCCCGTTTGTATGATTTGGAATTGGCCAAAAAGCAGGAAGAAGATGCCGCCAAACGTAATTCACAGGTAAGTAGCGGCGACCGTTCCGCAAAAATTAGGACATACAACTACCCTCAGGGCAGGGTTACCGATCACCGTATAGGGCTGACTTTGTATGATCTGCAGAATATAATTGATGGTGATGTTCAAAAAATCATCGATGAATTGAGTTTGGTCGAAAATACCGAAAAACTGAAAGAAGCTTCTGAGATATTTTAA
- a CDS encoding alpha/beta hydrolase, translating to MKKIILFVLLGSFISPLLNAQELVLKKGVVIDAVKVGDSIAESFSLYLPTNFETGKKWPLIAVSDMKGRGQQALRMMVSSAEEQGYVVVASNNINDSLSITKNILIVSRMLRSLSSTLPIEPNGIYMAGFSDGGRFASLVPNFVKGIAGVISCGANIANLEILSKKNLFHYIGIVGRKDFNYPDMIRTQTLLNKMGFPNRLIIFEGGEEWPKPEYISDALRTFTLASMGKGTMAKDDAFLKDSYAYHLNRVNSLLTTSQPLGANHLLGEMMKMYRPHFSVDSLKDSKKVLKRGKNFKARSRSRNAAFFKESLVREDYQYYLEEDVLTYNYNNLGWWNYQMEELKKYNENNDVFKKRMGIRLKGYVNALVQDYIDAYQAEKTKDEEALNFLWMVKTITAPKEYKNYLNIISNSARIEDYGTSLFYLEELLKNGYTDRKTLYALEHTALLRITPEFNEIVEKYLKSARYDIIEE from the coding sequence ATGAAAAAAATTATACTTTTTGTCCTTCTGGGCTCATTTATCTCCCCCCTGCTAAACGCCCAAGAGTTGGTTTTGAAAAAAGGTGTCGTCATCGATGCCGTTAAAGTAGGCGATTCAATCGCTGAAAGTTTTAGTTTATATCTTCCCACTAATTTCGAAACGGGTAAAAAATGGCCGCTCATCGCAGTGTCCGACATGAAGGGTAGGGGGCAACAGGCACTAAGAATGATGGTTTCCTCGGCAGAGGAGCAAGGGTATGTAGTGGTAGCATCCAATAATATTAATGACTCACTTTCGATCACGAAGAATATTCTTATTGTGAGTAGAATGCTTCGTAGTTTGTCATCAACCTTACCTATTGAGCCCAATGGTATATACATGGCCGGTTTTTCCGATGGGGGTAGGTTCGCCTCTTTGGTTCCTAATTTTGTTAAAGGTATAGCGGGCGTGATTTCGTGTGGTGCTAATATTGCGAATTTGGAGATTTTAAGCAAAAAAAATCTGTTCCATTACATAGGTATCGTAGGCAGGAAAGATTTTAATTATCCGGATATGATTCGTACCCAAACGCTTTTGAATAAGATGGGTTTTCCGAACAGGCTCATAATTTTTGAAGGTGGCGAGGAATGGCCAAAACCGGAGTACATATCAGACGCCCTGCGCACTTTTACTTTAGCATCTATGGGTAAGGGTACTATGGCTAAAGATGATGCTTTTTTAAAAGATTCCTATGCATATCATTTAAACAGGGTAAACAGTTTGTTAACTACTTCGCAGCCTTTGGGTGCAAATCATTTGCTTGGGGAAATGATGAAAATGTATAGGCCCCATTTTAGTGTAGACTCCCTCAAGGACAGTAAAAAGGTCTTAAAAAGAGGAAAAAATTTCAAAGCAAGGTCACGATCCAGGAATGCCGCCTTTTTTAAGGAAAGCTTGGTCAGGGAAGATTACCAATATTATTTGGAGGAAGATGTGCTGACCTATAATTACAATAATTTAGGTTGGTGGAACTATCAAATGGAAGAATTGAAAAAATACAATGAAAATAATGATGTTTTCAAAAAGAGAATGGGCATACGATTAAAAGGATACGTAAATGCTTTGGTACAAGATTATATTGATGCTTACCAAGCCGAGAAAACCAAAGACGAAGAAGCCTTGAATTTTTTATGGATGGTAAAAACGATAACCGCTCCCAAAGAATATAAAAACTATCTTAATATTATTTCGAACAGTGCCCGGATCGAAGACTATGGCACATCGTTATTTTACCTCGAAGAATTGCTCAAAAACGGCTACACCGATCGTAAAACGCTTTATGCCCTTGAGCATACCGCTCTTTTGAGGATAACCCCCGAGTTTAATGAAATCGTTGAAAAGTATTTAAAGAGTGCTAGATACGATATTATTGAGGAATAA
- the pyrF gene encoding orotidine-5'-phosphate decarboxylase, which produces MTTEQLVQQIRKKQSFLCIGLDTDLEKIPPHLLNSDDPIFEFNKSIIDATHHLCVAYKPNTAFYEAYGIKGWKALKKTITYLNKNYPEIFTIADAKRGDIGNTSTRYAKAFFEDLHFDSVTVAPYMGKDSVEPFLSFNDKHTILLALTSNEGAFDYQTKKTENKELYKQVLQTAMTYTNAENLMFVVGATKAEYLTEIRKIVPDNFLLVPGVGAQGGSLEEVCKYGMNKDVGLLINSSRGIIYASQEKNFDKEAAKKAKELQLQMKSALIAM; this is translated from the coding sequence ATGACCACCGAACAACTCGTACAACAAATTCGTAAAAAACAATCGTTCCTTTGTATAGGTCTGGATACGGATTTGGAAAAAATACCACCTCATTTATTGAACTCGGACGACCCGATTTTTGAGTTCAACAAATCGATAATAGATGCTACACATCATTTATGTGTTGCCTATAAGCCGAATACGGCTTTTTATGAGGCATACGGTATCAAAGGTTGGAAAGCGCTGAAAAAAACCATAACGTATTTAAATAAGAACTATCCTGAAATATTTACCATAGCCGATGCTAAACGCGGGGATATCGGTAATACCTCTACCCGTTATGCAAAAGCTTTTTTTGAAGACTTACATTTTGATTCGGTCACCGTGGCACCCTATATGGGAAAAGATTCCGTAGAACCTTTCTTGTCTTTTAATGACAAACACACTATTCTTTTGGCATTGACCTCAAATGAAGGGGCTTTTGATTATCAAACCAAAAAAACAGAAAACAAGGAACTTTACAAGCAAGTATTACAAACAGCTATGACCTATACCAATGCCGAAAACCTAATGTTCGTTGTTGGAGCCACAAAAGCCGAATACCTCACCGAGATACGTAAAATCGTTCCCGATAATTTTTTGTTGGTGCCTGGGGTCGGAGCACAAGGCGGTAGTCTGGAAGAGGTATGTAAATATGGGATGAACAAAGATGTAGGCCTGCTTATAAATTCTTCTAGGGGTATCATTTATGCCTCGCAAGAAAAGAACTTCGACAAAGAAGCGGCCAAAAAAGCAAAGGAGTTACAATTGCAAATGAAGAGCGCACTCATTGCGATGTAA
- a CDS encoding AIR synthase related protein — protein MDSSTGERYDQRGVSASKEDVHNAIKNIDKGLFPKAFCKIVPDYLTNDEEYCLVMHADGAGTKSSLAYMYWKETGDLSVWKGIAQDALIMNVDDLICVGATNDIMLSSTIGRNKNLIPGEVLSAIINGTEELIADLKKHGITIHSTGGETADVGDLVRTIIVDSTVTARLKRKDVINNANIADGDVIVGLASYGQATYESEYNGGMGSNGLTSARHDVFAKYLAEAYPESYDASVPDELVYSGNTRLTDKVPDSPIDAGKLVLSPTRTYAPVVKQILSKYGSGDIHGMVHCSGGAQTKILHFIDDLHIIKDNMFPIPPLFKLIQEQSNTNWEEMYKVFNCGHRLELYVNDSIADDLIAISASFGVEAKIIGRVKGAVSKKLTISSEFGVFEY, from the coding sequence ATGGATTCCAGTACCGGCGAAAGATATGATCAAAGGGGTGTCTCTGCCTCAAAAGAGGATGTTCATAATGCTATTAAAAATATAGATAAAGGTTTGTTCCCAAAGGCATTCTGTAAAATAGTCCCTGATTATCTCACCAATGATGAAGAGTATTGTTTGGTCATGCATGCTGATGGGGCGGGCACAAAATCTTCCTTGGCCTACATGTATTGGAAAGAAACCGGTGACCTTTCCGTTTGGAAAGGCATTGCCCAAGATGCTTTGATAATGAATGTTGATGATCTTATCTGCGTAGGGGCGACCAACGACATCATGCTGTCAAGTACGATCGGCCGTAATAAAAACCTGATACCGGGAGAAGTACTTTCTGCTATAATCAATGGTACCGAAGAGTTGATTGCAGATTTAAAAAAGCATGGGATTACGATTCATTCCACGGGAGGCGAGACTGCTGATGTTGGCGATTTGGTGCGTACCATAATCGTAGATTCAACGGTAACTGCGCGATTAAAACGAAAAGACGTCATTAACAATGCCAATATTGCGGATGGCGACGTAATCGTTGGGTTGGCATCGTATGGGCAGGCTACGTACGAAAGTGAATATAATGGCGGTATGGGCAGTAATGGCCTAACTTCTGCCAGACACGATGTGTTCGCAAAATATCTAGCGGAGGCATACCCAGAAAGTTATGATGCTTCGGTGCCCGATGAACTCGTCTATTCTGGAAATACGAGACTTACCGATAAGGTTCCTGACTCTCCTATCGACGCAGGTAAACTGGTACTATCACCAACACGCACCTATGCACCTGTGGTAAAACAGATCTTGTCAAAGTACGGTTCAGGGGATATACATGGCATGGTACATTGTAGTGGTGGGGCCCAGACCAAAATCCTTCATTTTATAGATGACCTGCATATCATAAAAGACAATATGTTTCCTATTCCTCCACTTTTTAAGTTGATACAGGAACAGTCCAACACCAATTGGGAAGAGATGTACAAAGTCTTTAACTGTGGACATAGGTTGGAATTGTACGTGAACGATTCCATAGCCGATGACCTTATCGCAATTTCAGCGTCTTTTGGGGTAGAGGCTAAGATAATTGGTAGGGTTAAGGGTGCGGTTTCAAAAAAACTGACCATTTCTAGCGAATTTGGTGTTTTTGAATATTAG